In Nitrospira sp., one genomic interval encodes:
- a CDS encoding tyrosine-type recombinase/integrase — MVIFAYHTGWRIRSEVIPLTWRQVDLHSGIVRLEPGTTKNDEGRQVPFGHLEELDPIMWQQRQ, encoded by the coding sequence ATCGTCATCTTCGCCTACCACACGGGCTGGCGCATCCGAAGCGAAGTCATACCCCTGACATGGCGGCAAGTGGACCTGCATTCTGGAATCGTCCGCTTGGAACCCGGCACGACCAAGAACGATGAAGGTCGTCAGGTCCCGTTCGGGCACCTCGAAGAACTGGACCCAATAATGTGGCAGCAACGCCAATAA